The Persephonella atlantica genome includes a window with the following:
- the moeB gene encoding molybdopterin-synthase adenylyltransferase MoeB, translated as MSFQFTEEQIKRYSRHIILPEVGGKGQQKLLQSKVLVIGAGGLGSPSLYYLAAAGVGTIGIVDFDVVDFSNLQRQILHSTERVGKPKVESAKMTLEALNPDVKVIAYNERIHKNNVLDIIKDYDIVLDGSDNFPTRFLVNDACYFLGKPLVSAAILRFEGQLTTFDYRNKENSPCYRCLFPEPPPPGLVPSCQEAGLLGVVGGIMGTLQANEALKLILEIGEPLVGKLLVFDALTTEFNIVKLRKDRKCPLCGEKPVIKELIEYDQACDIHF; from the coding sequence ATGTCTTTCCAGTTTACTGAAGAGCAGATTAAAAGATACAGCAGACATATAATACTGCCAGAAGTTGGAGGTAAAGGGCAGCAAAAACTCCTTCAGTCTAAGGTTCTCGTTATTGGAGCTGGAGGACTGGGTTCTCCATCACTCTACTATCTTGCTGCTGCAGGTGTTGGAACAATTGGAATAGTGGATTTTGATGTTGTTGATTTTTCAAATCTACAGAGACAGATACTCCACAGCACAGAAAGGGTAGGAAAGCCCAAGGTTGAGTCTGCAAAGATGACCCTGGAAGCACTGAATCCTGATGTAAAGGTGATAGCATACAACGAGAGGATACATAAAAACAATGTTCTGGATATTATAAAAGATTACGACATTGTTCTTGACGGTTCTGATAATTTCCCAACCAGATTTTTAGTAAACGATGCCTGCTACTTCCTCGGCAAGCCTCTCGTTTCTGCAGCGATACTGAGATTTGAAGGACAGCTTACAACATTTGATTACAGAAACAAAGAAAACTCTCCATGTTATAGGTGTTTATTCCCGGAGCCACCTCCACCGGGACTTGTTCCTTCCTGTCAGGAAGCAGGTCTGTTAGGAGTGGTAGGCGGTATAATGGGAACACTTCAGGCAAACGAAGCTCTCAAACTTATACTGGAAATAGGAGAGCCCCTTGTAGGAAAACTGCTTGTTTTTGACGCATTAACAACAGAGTTTAACATAGTTAAGCTGAGGAAAGACAGAAAATGTCCATTGTGTGGTGAAAAGCCTGTTATCAAAGAGCTGATTGAGTATGACCAGGCCTGTGACATACATTTTTGA
- a CDS encoding sulfurtransferase TusA family protein → MAEIKIDRELDLKGEVCPFTFVKSKLIIEQMEPGQVLKVILDYKPSVENVPKSMREEGQEVLEVKQIGENLWEVLIRKVK, encoded by the coding sequence ATGGCTGAGATAAAAATAGATAGGGAATTAGACCTGAAAGGAGAAGTATGCCCTTTTACTTTTGTAAAAAGTAAACTTATAATAGAGCAGATGGAACCAGGGCAGGTTCTGAAAGTTATACTGGACTATAAACCTTCGGTAGAAAATGTTCCTAAAAGTATGAGAGAAGAAGGACAGGAAGTATTAGAAGTAAAACAGATAGGTGAAAATCTCTGGGAAGTATTAATAAGGAAGGTGAAATGA
- a CDS encoding DsrE family protein yields the protein MNLLIVLASNPYSHDFNTTVKLATAALERNHRLKIFFMGNGIYSILRKEIKELAEKGAQIYYCAHNAQQRKIKPEGWAESSSMYGLSKLVAEADKVIMLD from the coding sequence ATGAATCTGCTGATAGTACTGGCAAGCAACCCATACTCACACGATTTTAACACGACTGTAAAACTTGCAACAGCAGCTCTTGAGAGAAACCACAGGCTAAAGATATTTTTTATGGGTAACGGTATATACTCAATACTGAGAAAAGAGATAAAAGAGCTTGCAGAAAAAGGGGCACAGATCTACTACTGTGCTCACAATGCCCAGCAGAGAAAAATAAAACCTGAAGGATGGGCAGAAAGCAGTAGTATGTATGGACTGTCAAAGCTGGTGGCAGAAGCTGATAAAGTAATCATGCTTGATTAG
- a CDS encoding DsrE family protein — MARKKVVLIIKSNPFSWKAFEALRQAVGLSMGHRLTVIFLKEGVYTLTDWKPEMIGIEPIDKSMEALEMTDAKIVAEEEALRERGIKLKKWPIEVEIKPQEEISEIVKDAEVVLTW; from the coding sequence ATGGCAAGGAAAAAAGTTGTTCTGATAATAAAATCCAACCCATTTAGCTGGAAGGCTTTCGAAGCTCTCAGGCAGGCAGTAGGACTTTCAATGGGACACAGGTTAACTGTTATCTTTCTTAAAGAAGGTGTTTATACATTGACAGATTGGAAACCTGAGATGATAGGAATAGAACCAATAGATAAGTCTATGGAAGCTTTAGAGATGACAGATGCAAAAATTGTTGCAGAGGAAGAAGCTCTCAGAGAAAGGGGAATAAAACTGAAAAAGTGGCCTATAGAGGTCGAGATAAAACCTCAGGAAGAAATATCAGAAATTGTAAAAGATGCTGAGGTGGTACTCACATGGTAA
- a CDS encoding sulfurtransferase TusB — protein sequence MVNNLWLIKRPADFPEADMLDTDDMIILIQDAVLRVPTIENWAACREDALARNVKIPEDKLLEYKDIIDIIEKANKVIVW from the coding sequence ATGGTAAACAATCTATGGCTTATAAAAAGACCTGCTGACTTTCCTGAAGCAGATATGCTGGATACAGACGATATGATAATTCTCATTCAAGATGCAGTTCTCAGGGTTCCTACCATAGAAAACTGGGCAGCCTGCAGAGAAGATGCCCTCGCCAGAAATGTGAAAATCCCAGAAGACAAACTCCTTGAGTATAAAGACATTATAGACATCATAGAAAAGGCAAACAAAGTTATTGTATGGTAA
- the pdxA gene encoding 4-hydroxythreonine-4-phosphate dehydrogenase PdxA — protein MVTKVGITLGDPAGISPEILVKSHKKLPEAVYIVYGSKIAIEIAGKITGINFKCKQIKSPEEAKNKGFYLINVYDSEFKPGKPDSETGKASALFLEKATDHILEKKVDVLVTLPISKRHIMASGFKFPGHTDYLAYRAGVKNYLMMLMCNKLKVALATTHIPIKDVPDTLRKTDIKKQIKLLTKELEEKFKIKNPKIAVLGLNPHSGDGGNIGREEIEFIQPAVDTLKREGFNLYGCLSPDTAFVDYKKYDAYFAMYHDQGLIPLKMLCFKKAVNITLGLPFIRTSPDHGTGFDIAGKNKADPSSFIEAVKVSYRMKKLSA, from the coding sequence ATGGTAACAAAAGTTGGCATAACACTTGGTGATCCAGCCGGCATATCACCTGAGATTTTAGTAAAATCTCACAAAAAACTGCCTGAAGCTGTCTATATCGTATATGGAAGTAAAATAGCAATAGAAATAGCAGGAAAAATAACAGGGATAAACTTTAAATGCAAACAGATAAAAAGTCCTGAAGAAGCAAAAAACAAAGGTTTTTACCTTATAAATGTTTACGACAGTGAGTTTAAACCGGGAAAACCAGACAGTGAAACAGGGAAAGCCTCCGCACTGTTCCTTGAAAAAGCCACAGACCACATATTAGAAAAAAAGGTGGATGTATTGGTAACACTTCCTATCTCAAAAAGGCATATTATGGCCTCTGGTTTTAAATTTCCAGGACATACAGACTATCTGGCATATAGAGCCGGTGTAAAAAACTACCTTATGATGCTTATGTGTAACAAACTGAAAGTTGCCCTTGCAACAACACATATTCCTATAAAAGATGTTCCCGACACATTGAGGAAAACAGACATTAAAAAGCAGATAAAACTGTTAACAAAGGAGTTAGAAGAAAAGTTCAAAATAAAAAATCCAAAAATCGCCGTTTTAGGTCTTAATCCCCACAGCGGAGACGGAGGAAATATCGGAAGGGAAGAGATAGAGTTTATTCAACCTGCTGTAGATACATTAAAAAGAGAAGGGTTTAACCTCTACGGCTGTTTGTCCCCTGACACTGCATTTGTAGATTACAAAAAATATGATGCATACTTTGCCATGTATCACGACCAGGGACTGATACCTCTGAAGATGCTGTGCTTCAAAAAAGCCGTTAACATAACACTTGGTCTGCCTTTTATCAGAACGTCTCCAGACCACGGAACAGGATTTGATATAGCAGGGAAAAATAAAGCAGACCCTTCATCTTTCATAGAAGCTGTAAAAGTATCATACAGAATGAAAAAATTATCAGCCTAA
- the cas2 gene encoding CRISPR-associated endonuclease Cas2, with protein sequence MFVIITYDITDDRRLNKVRKVLKRYLYWSQLSCFEGIITEGKLAQCMAEIDKIIDKKEDSIYVYQVKNPKNIKKKVLGIEKSYIDNFL encoded by the coding sequence ATGTTTGTAATAATTACCTATGACATAACAGATGACAGAAGATTAAATAAAGTTAGAAAAGTGTTAAAGAGATATCTTTACTGGAGTCAGCTTTCCTGCTTTGAGGGGATTATAACTGAAGGAAAACTTGCCCAGTGTATGGCAGAAATAGATAAAATAATAGATAAAAAAGAAGACAGCATTTATGTTTATCAGGTAAAAAATCCAAAGAACATAAAGAAAAAAGTTTTAGGAATAGAAAAAAGTTATATAGATAATTTTTTATAA
- the cas1b gene encoding type I-B CRISPR-associated endonuclease Cas1b produces the protein MPKRFYINSNGRLKRKENTIYFETEQNGETAKKVLPVNDIDSIYVFGELDINTKALNYLSQYDIPIHFYNYYGYYSGSFLPRKKNVSGSLLVEQVRHYLEERERQYLAISFIEGAVFHILRNLKKNKIPEEKFEEIEKEFYPKVFETNTPEELMAVEGNIRDRYYQLFNEIIKNPDFYMKKREKRPPDNPINALISFGNSILYNTILTEIYRTQLDPTISYLHSPQEKRFSLSLDLAEIFKPFIIDPLIFSLINTKKITLKDFDKDLNFAYLNENGRKKFLKAYEERLNKTIKHRKLKRKVSYRQLIRLECYKLIKHFIGDEDYKPFKAWW, from the coding sequence ATGCCTAAAAGATTTTATATCAACTCAAACGGTAGATTAAAAAGAAAAGAAAATACCATATATTTTGAAACAGAGCAGAATGGAGAGACAGCTAAAAAAGTATTACCTGTTAATGATATAGACTCAATCTATGTATTTGGAGAGCTTGACATAAACACAAAAGCTTTAAACTATCTTTCTCAGTATGATATTCCCATCCATTTTTATAACTACTACGGATACTACTCAGGAAGTTTTCTACCAAGAAAGAAAAATGTTTCAGGCAGTTTATTGGTAGAACAGGTAAGACATTATTTAGAGGAGAGAGAAAGACAGTATTTAGCAATCTCATTTATTGAAGGAGCTGTTTTCCACATATTAAGGAACTTAAAGAAAAACAAAATACCAGAAGAAAAATTTGAAGAAATAGAAAAAGAGTTTTATCCAAAAGTATTTGAAACAAATACACCTGAAGAACTGATGGCTGTAGAAGGAAACATTAGAGATAGATACTATCAGCTTTTTAATGAAATTATAAAAAATCCAGACTTTTATATGAAAAAGAGGGAAAAAAGACCTCCAGACAATCCTATAAATGCTCTCATCAGCTTCGGAAACAGTATCCTGTACAACACAATTTTAACAGAAATTTATAGAACACAACTTGATCCTACTATAAGCTATCTGCACTCTCCACAGGAAAAAAGATTCTCTTTATCCCTGGATCTAGCAGAAATTTTTAAACCTTTTATTATTGACCCGCTGATATTTTCACTTATCAATACAAAGAAGATAACCCTTAAAGATTTTGATAAAGATTTGAACTTTGCTTATTTAAATGAAAACGGTAGAAAAAAATTTCTCAAAGCATATGAAGAAAGATTAAACAAAACTATAAAACATAGAAAACTAAAAAGAAAAGTTTCATACAGACAGTTAATTAGACTAGAATGTTATAAGCTTATAAAACATTTTATTGGAGATGAAGATTACAAACCTTTTAAAGCATGGTGGTAG
- a CDS encoding ATP-binding protein, producing MENLLEKARQLSILKTSQKLPSYKRFLYRKIKNSNSKIIGIYGARGVGKTTLILQILKNLNLPVKESLYISCDHPFFTDINLFDFLEYFYKKGGKIIFIDEIHKIKDFQKHLKSAYDFLGIRIIFTGSSAISLTEPDFTRRFSMYKLPVLSFKEYIELSYGIKLKSFTLEEIIKNHELVSQEIINLLKNERILSLFEEYNKHGCYPFYFEDKAKFLDRLQDTVNAILYYDMAEMFKISSDKIHTLKKLLATICASKPMEFSIDKLTNITGISKATFYKYIDYLSRGELLIHIMHEAKRFKSIRKPDKLYLSNPNLLNAICLSPDKGTLRETFFVSMLNSQHRLFYTDKGDFMVDEKYIFEIGGKNKDFSQIKNIKNSFLAVDDIEIGFERKIPLWLFGFLY from the coding sequence ATGGAAAATCTCTTAGAAAAAGCAAGACAGCTTTCTATTTTGAAAACTTCTCAGAAATTACCATCATATAAAAGATTTCTATACAGAAAAATAAAAAATAGTAATTCAAAAATAATTGGAATTTACGGTGCAAGAGGTGTAGGAAAAACAACTTTAATACTCCAAATACTTAAAAATCTTAATCTTCCTGTCAAAGAGTCCCTTTATATATCCTGCGACCATCCTTTTTTTACAGATATAAATCTTTTTGATTTCTTAGAATACTTTTATAAAAAAGGTGGAAAAATTATTTTTATAGATGAAATACATAAAATAAAGGATTTTCAAAAACATTTAAAATCTGCTTATGACTTTTTGGGGATTAGAATTATTTTCACAGGTTCATCTGCTATTTCATTAACAGAACCAGATTTCACCAGAAGATTTAGTATGTATAAACTGCCAGTTCTTTCCTTTAAAGAGTATATAGAACTGTCCTATGGAATTAAACTAAAATCTTTTACTTTAGAAGAAATAATAAAAAATCACGAATTAGTATCACAGGAAATTATAAACCTTCTTAAGAATGAAAGAATTTTATCCTTATTTGAAGAGTATAACAAACACGGCTGTTATCCTTTTTATTTTGAAGATAAAGCTAAATTTTTAGATAGATTACAGGATACGGTAAATGCAATACTTTATTATGACATGGCTGAAATGTTTAAGATAAGTTCAGATAAAATTCATACATTAAAAAAATTACTTGCTACAATATGCGCATCAAAACCTATGGAGTTTTCTATAGATAAACTCACAAATATTACAGGCATATCAAAGGCAACCTTTTATAAATATATTGATTATTTATCCCGTGGAGAGCTTTTGATTCATATTATGCATGAAGCTAAAAGATTTAAATCAATTAGAAAGCCTGATAAACTTTATCTATCAAATCCTAACTTGCTTAATGCTATCTGTTTATCTCCAGATAAAGGAACATTAAGGGAAACTTTTTTTGTATCCATGTTAAATTCCCAGCACAGATTGTTTTATACCGATAAAGGAGATTTTATGGTTGATGAGAAATACATTTTTGAAATTGGAGGAAAAAATAAAGATTTTTCCCAGATTAAAAACATAAAAAATTCATTTTTAGCAGTTGATGATATTGAGATTGGCTTTGAAAGAAAAATTCCACTGTGGCTGTTTGGTTTTCTGTATTAA
- the cas4 gene encoding CRISPR-associated protein Cas4, whose product MEEIDFEGLKISGLKVNYYFICKRKMWLFDRKITMEKNSEKVLLGAILHEISYKKDKPKEVLIDNLISVDILDNFNIREVKYSDKMEKADRMQILYYLYYLKKLGIHKKGIINYPKQRKREFVELKPEDEKEIEKVLIQINKILKQKKPPPVIDEPYCKKCAYFEFCYG is encoded by the coding sequence ATGGAAGAAATCGATTTTGAGGGGCTTAAAATAAGTGGGTTGAAAGTAAACTACTACTTTATCTGCAAAAGAAAAATGTGGCTTTTTGACAGAAAAATAACAATGGAAAAAAATTCTGAAAAAGTTCTCCTTGGTGCAATACTCCACGAAATCAGCTACAAAAAAGACAAACCTAAAGAAGTCTTAATAGACAATCTCATCTCTGTAGACATTTTAGACAACTTTAACATCAGAGAAGTCAAATACTCTGACAAGATGGAAAAAGCTGATAGAATGCAGATCTTGTATTATCTTTACTATCTTAAAAAACTTGGAATTCATAAAAAAGGAATAATTAACTATCCAAAACAAAGGAAAAGAGAGTTTGTAGAGCTAAAACCTGAAGACGAAAAAGAAATAGAAAAAGTATTAATCCAGATTAACAAAATCCTAAAACAAAAGAAGCCACCACCTGTTATAGATGAACCTTACTGCAAAAAATGTGCATATTTTGAGTTTTGTTATGGATAA
- the cas3 gene encoding CRISPR-associated helicase Cas3' — protein MAKTYAKIYYEDGKPYPETLKQHTENLLKQIEILTDLYKEELNSIGLEEEFFNHLKIACLFHDTGKISSHFQKKLKKILGETVKLPEGLNKEIPHNFLSGIFLLEKDLKEQIKKEYFLPVFYCVVFHHSRNIDFSPEYLQLVIEKDIKQNVSTLSWLLDYGFKSINVSPERAKILYKRIEEYLFNQGRTPQIKKDKKFIFLKGFLHRADHSASAQVSIEEKRINNPEKKLLNYLKTVKNSSGLKPFQQEASKYRNENILLTASTGMGKTEFAVNWIGKDKAFYTLPVRVSVNAMYERFSNIFGKENIGLLHSDAVFYGFDKPETFEDLLSIEEHIARTQSTRQLSMPITITTADQLFTATFKYSGYEKIYSTLAYSKIILDEPQSYSPDTLAVIIKGLQEISQLGGRFCFMSATIHPFVVKYLKDYCKILPPQFHKEKKHRINLTGEPIENLKNYMIKEYKNGKKVLVILNTVKKAQEVYKLLREEDLNVNLLHSLFIQRDRKQKEQKIQNPEEPVIWITTQLVEASLDIDYDVLFTEIASLDSLVQRMGRVYRKSGRNITESSNPNIIISTAQPSDKGKIYDKDIVNLTKEALKEFDEKILLEEDKQNLMNKVFSEEKIKNTNFFKKFIKNMELLELGFQAESKREAQQLFREIYNIQVIPENVYNENLEKIENLIESILDKSKPYPERLKSMYDLNNYTVNIPYFRIKETLPTAVTPQKIKTQIFTVSLRYDKGLGLVLEEEELGKIL, from the coding sequence ATGGCTAAAACCTACGCAAAAATTTATTACGAAGACGGAAAACCTTACCCTGAAACATTAAAACAGCATACAGAAAATTTATTAAAGCAGATTGAGATATTAACAGATTTATACAAAGAAGAATTAAACTCTATTGGATTAGAAGAAGAATTTTTTAATCATCTAAAAATAGCCTGCCTTTTCCACGATACAGGGAAAATATCTTCCCACTTTCAAAAAAAATTAAAAAAGATATTGGGTGAAACTGTAAAATTACCTGAAGGATTAAATAAAGAAATACCCCACAACTTTTTGTCCGGGATTTTCCTGTTAGAAAAAGATTTAAAAGAGCAAATAAAAAAAGAATACTTTCTTCCTGTTTTTTACTGTGTTGTTTTTCACCACAGTAGAAATATTGATTTTTCTCCAGAGTATTTACAGCTCGTTATTGAAAAAGACATAAAACAGAACGTGTCAACTTTAAGCTGGCTTTTAGATTACGGATTTAAATCTATTAATGTCTCTCCAGAAAGAGCAAAAATACTGTATAAAAGGATTGAAGAGTACCTGTTCAATCAAGGAAGGACACCCCAGATAAAAAAAGATAAAAAATTTATTTTCCTGAAAGGATTTCTCCATAGAGCAGACCACTCAGCATCTGCACAGGTAAGTATAGAAGAAAAAAGAATAAATAATCCTGAAAAAAAGCTCCTAAACTACTTAAAAACTGTAAAAAATTCCAGTGGACTTAAGCCTTTTCAGCAAGAAGCTTCAAAATACAGAAATGAAAACATTCTGCTTACAGCCTCAACAGGAATGGGAAAAACAGAATTTGCAGTAAACTGGATAGGAAAGGATAAAGCTTTTTATACTCTTCCTGTTAGAGTTTCTGTTAATGCTATGTATGAAAGGTTTTCAAATATATTCGGAAAAGAAAACATAGGACTGCTCCACAGTGATGCAGTCTTTTATGGATTTGATAAACCAGAAACTTTTGAAGATTTACTATCTATAGAAGAACACATCGCAAGAACTCAATCAACGAGACAGTTATCTATGCCTATAACCATAACCACAGCAGACCAGCTATTTACAGCTACTTTTAAATACAGTGGATATGAGAAAATTTACTCGACCCTGGCTTACTCAAAAATTATCCTCGACGAACCTCAAAGCTACTCACCAGATACCCTCGCAGTAATAATAAAAGGACTTCAGGAGATAAGTCAGCTTGGAGGAAGATTCTGTTTTATGAGTGCTACTATTCACCCATTTGTTGTAAAATATCTTAAAGATTACTGCAAAATCCTGCCTCCACAGTTCCACAAAGAGAAAAAACATAGGATAAATCTAACCGGTGAGCCTATAGAAAATCTGAAAAACTACATGATCAAAGAGTATAAAAACGGGAAAAAAGTTTTAGTAATACTCAACACAGTTAAAAAAGCTCAAGAAGTCTATAAACTCTTAAGAGAAGAAGACTTAAACGTCAACCTACTACACTCCTTATTTATTCAAAGAGACAGAAAACAAAAAGAACAAAAGATCCAAAACCCAGAAGAACCTGTCATCTGGATAACAACACAGCTTGTAGAAGCCTCTCTGGACATAGATTATGATGTACTGTTCACAGAGATAGCTTCCCTTGATTCGCTTGTCCAGAGAATGGGAAGGGTTTACAGAAAATCTGGGAGAAACATCACAGAAAGCAGTAATCCGAATATTATAATATCTACAGCACAACCTTCAGACAAAGGAAAAATATACGACAAAGATATAGTAAATCTAACAAAAGAAGCTTTAAAAGAATTTGATGAAAAAATTTTATTAGAAGAAGATAAACAAAATTTAATGAACAAAGTTTTTTCTGAAGAAAAGATAAAGAACACAAATTTCTTCAAAAAATTTATAAAAAACATGGAGCTTTTAGAACTTGGTTTTCAGGCAGAAAGTAAAAGAGAAGCCCAGCAGTTATTCAGGGAAATCTACAACATACAGGTAATTCCGGAAAATGTTTACAACGAAAATTTAGAAAAAATTGAAAATTTAATTGAGAGTATTTTAGATAAATCAAAACCATATCCAGAAAGACTAAAAAGTATGTACGACCTGAACAACTACACAGTAAACATTCCATATTTCAGGATAAAAGAAACACTGCCAACAGCGGTAACACCACAAAAAATAAAAACCCAGATATTTACAGTAAGCCTCAGATATGATAAAGGATTAGGTTTAGTATTAGAGGAGGAAGAGTTAGGAAAAATTTTGTGA
- the cas5b gene encoding type I-B CRISPR-associated protein Cas5b yields the protein MELLKVKVFQLFANYRKPMSFNFWDSYPLPPLSTVRGWFHTVVDAEDYIPMAVSIQGNFESVVHDLQTLIKFDRKERAKDKGYPILEGFNKTFSKSPTFVTNIFHNKLLIYIHSEKRYLEKFAENLLRKEYPSLGRYEDLVRIDEIEFIEPEKREFYYDEHIINYGIYLNKETADSLGIKGINYRMNFKYDKTLLERTGLRYFERKDVVYIDEGIIDDGELLFDEKEERIIDLIGEHG from the coding sequence ATGGAACTTTTAAAAGTAAAAGTCTTTCAACTTTTTGCAAATTACAGAAAGCCAATGAGCTTTAATTTCTGGGACAGTTATCCACTGCCTCCACTTTCAACAGTTAGAGGCTGGTTTCATACGGTAGTTGATGCAGAAGATTACATACCGATGGCTGTAAGTATTCAGGGAAACTTTGAGTCTGTAGTTCACGACCTGCAGACACTTATAAAGTTTGATAGAAAAGAAAGAGCAAAGGATAAAGGCTATCCAATATTAGAAGGATTTAACAAAACATTTTCAAAATCTCCCACTTTTGTAACAAACATATTCCACAACAAATTATTGATTTATATACATTCAGAAAAACGATATTTAGAAAAATTTGCTGAAAATCTGCTGAGAAAAGAGTATCCAAGCCTTGGAAGATATGAAGATCTAGTAAGAATAGACGAGATAGAGTTTATCGAACCTGAAAAAAGAGAATTTTACTATGATGAACACATTATAAACTACGGAATATATCTAAACAAAGAAACAGCAGACAGCCTTGGAATAAAAGGAATAAACTACAGAATGAACTTTAAATATGATAAAACACTACTTGAAAGAACAGGACTGAGATATTTTGAAAGAAAAGATGTCGTTTACATAGACGAAGGGATAATTGATGATGGAGAGCTCCTATTTGACGAAAAGGAAGAGAGAATTATAGATTTGATAGGTGAACATGGCTAA
- a CDS encoding type II toxin-antitoxin system prevent-host-death family antitoxin, which produces MSVRGKPKFVVLPIEEFEKLKEAELEKIIREAEEDYKSGRFIKETAEEHFKKLKI; this is translated from the coding sequence ATATCCGTTAGAGGCAAACCTAAATTTGTTGTACTTCCAATAGAAGAATTTGAAAAATTAAAAGAAGCAGAACTTGAGAAAATTATAAGAGAGGCTGAAGAGGACTACAAATCAGGTAGATTTATAAAAGAAACTGCAGAGGAACATTTTAAAAAATTAAAGATTTAG
- a CDS encoding type II toxin-antitoxin system RelB/DinJ family antitoxin: MGTKIHTTLRVDEQNYKEAKKILERLGLNVSQAFNIFIAMIKETKGIPFEVKIPNEETQKVIKEARKGKNLAEIKDLDEFREVI; this comes from the coding sequence ATGGGTACAAAAATACACACAACTTTAAGAGTAGATGAACAAAATTATAAAGAAGCGAAAAAAATTTTAGAAAGATTAGGGCTTAATGTAAGTCAAGCGTTTAATATTTTTATAGCTATGATAAAAGAAACAAAAGGCATTCCTTTTGAGGTAAAAATACCAAATGAAGAAACTCAAAAGGTAATTAAAGAAGCAAGAAAAGGAAAAAATCTTGCAGAAATAAAAGACTTAGACGAGTTTAGAGAAGTTATTTAA
- the cas7i gene encoding type I-B CRISPR-associated protein Cas7/Cst2/DevR produces MNKPKGLTVSVIFDAMSLNYGEGVGNISELKKLSRSGELLSYESRQAIRYDVYRLLKEIFNIDSDKEEPLTAEQDVVQFKPEANIRDYVEADLFGYMKTEKDKGSLTRPAVVRITPAISLEPMMLDTEFGTNLNFAQRAGANPNPFQFEHHLSLYSYTITVELDRVGEDPNDNISLPAEEKAKRVNMLLDVLKVLNRNIKGRMESLNPLFAVGGVYNVKNPFFLGRLKVKYNPETRKYLVDTPIIASVLEMSFLDEKVKDNTHIGIVEGYWENEEEIKSLLPEAQVHNVNDFFDKLKEKVNDYYGVKN; encoded by the coding sequence ATGAATAAACCAAAAGGATTAACTGTTTCAGTTATCTTTGACGCAATGAGTTTAAACTATGGAGAAGGTGTTGGAAACATATCAGAATTAAAAAAACTTTCAAGGTCTGGAGAGCTTTTATCTTATGAATCAAGACAGGCAATAAGATATGATGTTTATAGACTTCTGAAGGAGATATTCAACATAGATTCAGATAAAGAAGAACCACTAACAGCTGAGCAGGATGTAGTCCAGTTTAAACCTGAAGCAAATATTAGAGATTACGTAGAAGCAGACCTTTTTGGATACATGAAAACAGAAAAAGATAAAGGTTCTCTTACAAGACCAGCAGTAGTAAGAATAACTCCTGCTATATCTCTTGAGCCTATGATGTTAGACACAGAGTTTGGAACAAATCTTAATTTTGCCCAGAGAGCAGGAGCAAACCCTAATCCATTTCAGTTTGAGCACCATCTATCCCTTTACAGCTATACAATAACAGTTGAACTTGATAGAGTAGGTGAAGACCCAAACGACAATATTTCTTTACCAGCCGAAGAAAAGGCAAAAAGAGTAAATATGCTTTTAGATGTTTTAAAGGTTTTAAACAGAAACATAAAAGGAAGAATGGAAAGTTTAAACCCTCTTTTTGCAGTAGGTGGAGTTTACAATGTAAAAAACCCATTTTTCTTAGGAAGACTAAAAGTAAAATACAATCCAGAAACAAGGAAATACTTAGTTGATACCCCTATTATAGCTTCAGTTTTAGAAATGAGCTTTTTAGATGAAAAAGTAAAAGACAACACACACATTGGAATTGTGGAAGGATACTGGGAGAATGAAGAAGAAATTAAATCTTTACTTCCTGAAGCACAGGTTCACAATGTCAATGACTTTTTTGATAAGTTAAAGGAAAAAGTTAATGATTACTATGGAGTTAAAAATTAG